gtgtacaccaacgacccaaGGACCGTGGAGCGGATCATCAAAAAGTATGAAGAATGGCTAAAGGAGGAGAAGAACAAGTTCGTCGGCCTCGACCTCGAGTACACACGTTAGAGCAATTACATACGACAAGGGATCGCCATCATCCAATTTGCCATGCGCTAGCATGTCCTTGTATACCACTACTGCAGATCCGAGCGCTCCCAGGCGTTAGTTGACTTCCTGCAACGGAAAGCGGTAACTTTCACTAGCGCCGACACCAGGAACGACAAGACCATGCTTGCCCGTGCATGCATCAAAATTCCAGACGAGCACCACGTCGACATCCAGAGGCTATTCTGCATCAAGGGTGGTGGAGAAAGGGACTCCATGGCTGACCTTGCagcggccatcatcgacccctcaTACAAGAACATGAAGAAATCATTCCCAAAGGAGAAGCACCTTTTCTGGGAGTGGAAGCCACTTTCACCGATACACCTTGAGTAGGCGGCAAAGGACGGGTATGTTAGCTACGAGTTGTACCGTAGGATCCTAATCATCAAGAACGGGCTACGTCACCTGCACCAACAACCAATGAAAGAAAGACTCCACCCACATAAGAGCAATGACGAGGgatcttccagcggctggaagcGCCGGAAGGGAAACAGTGGTTGGTAAATTGCGAGAAAATGGATGTCTACATTAAACTAGTAGGAACTACTATTATCATAATTTAGATTGTATGAACCTATGTTGTAAATATGTATGTTGTTGCTCAAAGATGATGTGTGTATTGTATTACTATTTTACGTTTGAACTTTGAACACAGTGGTGTGCTCATGTACAAATGCATACTACGTTTTGCATGTCTAAATGCAATTAGTAAGTTATGTCCCAGTACTGAGCAAGCATATATTGTATCCATGATTATAGAACGAGAGATATCTCGCACGATATTGTATTATAATTTTCATACTCAACCTTTACAAGATGCATCATGCATTTACAAGAATATGTGATGATATCGTTGTAAACTTTCAGTACAATGCTTATTAAACATTGGCGTGAACAATTCATAAATATTGCAGAAGATCATTCGGTACACAGTCACAAGCGACGAGAACTTTGTTACTTTAACCACATTGGAAAAAAATCCTTGCCACCATTTCACATCAAACACCGCTCCGTCCATTCAGAACATCCTTGCTATTGCACACAGGTACCTCTCTGTACACCAGTTCTGCACGATGCCACAAGACTACACTACTGTGTGCAACTGACCTATGTACAAGCGTGACTCACTAAGTGTCTACTCAATCCATGCCTGTGGTGCCACACACCCGTGACCCTAGAGACTACACACGTGTGCATCATTAGCCGAGCCCCTCTAACTAGATATTCGGACCGATGCCTCTACTGTCGTACATCCATGCCTCTAGAATCTTGACAGCAGCAAGAGGGTTCAGAACCGTGCCTCCACACAACCATGCTTGTACTGACTGCACTTCCGTGCCTCTGTTTGCTTGACCAACGTGCCTCACACGAAACCCACAATAACTCTACGTGCTCCGCACGCGTGATCGCCAATGCAACTTTGGTGCTGCACAGACGC
The sequence above is a segment of the Aegilops tauschii subsp. strangulata cultivar AL8/78 chromosome 6, Aet v6.0, whole genome shotgun sequence genome. Coding sequences within it:
- the LOC141026192 gene encoding uncharacterized protein; its protein translation is MDDGKLTTLTEHITTHGTTVLEVVYTNDPRTVERIIKKYEEWLKEEKNKFVGLDLESERSQALVDFLQRKAVTFTSADTRNDKTMLARACIKIPDEHHVDIQRLFCIKGGGERDSMADLAAAIIDPSYKNMKKSFPKEKHLFWEWKPLSPIHLE